The Fictibacillus arsenicus genome contains a region encoding:
- a CDS encoding bifunctional folylpolyglutamate synthase/dihydrofolate synthase has product MNSYNETLTWIHGLLKFGIKPGLKRVEWLLQRTGNPEKKIKCIHIAGTNGKGSTVEYLRSIFNEAGYNVGTFTSPYLITFNERVSINKEPIKNDELLEYAKLLKPLVDELTETSLGSPTEFEVITVISLLYFAKKQPDIVIYETGLGGLYDSTNVISPILSLISNIGYDHMGILGDTIEEIAFQKAGIIKKEVSVITTVEQIEALNVIEKKANTVHSDTYILGRDFSVLHKKSSDNGEEFLYTGLENSNISAELSMKGIHQVKNAGLALAAVEYLTRKGFYRIDPEKIKTGLFRANWAGRFEKVSSSPDIIIDGAHNHQGIQALRLTIENHYKGRKVYLLFAALHDKAYKNMMKELENIIDEAYFTTFDFPRAASAEQLLAESPFQKSCAISSWKDALKEAMKKLKEEDVLVITGSLYFISEVRKSFQNME; this is encoded by the coding sequence TTGAATTCCTATAATGAAACATTAACATGGATACATGGTTTATTGAAGTTTGGTATAAAGCCAGGATTGAAGAGAGTGGAATGGCTGCTGCAAAGAACAGGGAACCCGGAGAAAAAAATTAAATGTATACATATTGCCGGAACAAACGGAAAAGGATCTACTGTTGAGTATTTACGGAGTATTTTTAATGAAGCTGGCTACAATGTTGGAACCTTTACTTCTCCATATCTCATTACTTTTAATGAAAGAGTTTCAATTAATAAAGAACCTATTAAAAACGATGAATTGCTGGAATATGCAAAATTGCTAAAACCGTTGGTTGATGAACTGACTGAAACTTCTTTAGGCAGTCCGACAGAGTTTGAAGTGATCACTGTCATTTCATTGCTATATTTTGCAAAAAAGCAGCCGGATATCGTTATTTATGAAACAGGATTAGGCGGTTTATATGATTCAACAAATGTAATTTCACCAATATTAAGTCTGATTTCAAATATTGGATATGACCATATGGGAATTTTAGGGGACACCATTGAAGAAATTGCATTTCAAAAAGCTGGGATCATAAAAAAAGAGGTTTCGGTAATCACAACTGTTGAACAGATTGAAGCTTTAAATGTGATAGAGAAGAAGGCTAATACAGTACATTCCGACACTTATATTCTTGGCAGGGATTTTTCTGTTTTGCATAAGAAGAGTTCCGACAATGGAGAAGAGTTTTTATACACAGGGCTTGAAAATTCAAATATTTCAGCAGAATTATCGATGAAAGGCATCCATCAAGTAAAAAATGCCGGACTTGCTCTGGCTGCCGTTGAATATTTGACAAGAAAGGGTTTTTACAGAATTGATCCAGAAAAAATTAAAACCGGATTATTTCGTGCAAATTGGGCGGGCAGGTTTGAAAAAGTTTCATCATCACCCGATATAATCATTGATGGCGCTCATAATCATCAAGGAATCCAAGCACTGAGACTAACGATAGAAAATCATTATAAGGGCAGAAAGGTTTATTTGCTGTTTGCCGCATTGCATGATAAAGCTTATAAAAACATGATGAAAGAGCTAGAGAATATTATAGATGAGGCATATTTCACTACCTTTGACTTTCCAAGAGCAGCATCAGCAGAGCAGTTATTAGCTGAAAGCCCTTTTCAAAAGTCGTGTGCCATCTCTTCCTGGAAGGATGCTTTAAAAGAGGCAATGAAAAAATTAAAAGAAGAGGATGTCCTTGTCATCACTGGATCTCTTTACTTTATTTCAGAAGTTAGAAAAAGTTTTCAAAATATGGAATAA